In Trifolium pratense cultivar HEN17-A07 linkage group LG7, ARS_RC_1.1, whole genome shotgun sequence, a genomic segment contains:
- the LOC123900064 gene encoding protein N-lysine methyltransferase METTL21D-like, with amino-acid sequence MKFTDSPVIELPVGDGDTVLSLHQNNGSMHVGTSVWPCSLVLVKFVDRWIHTPPETNPYTTLLNFQSKRAIELGCGCGVAGMGLYLLGLTDIILTDIAPVMPALKKNLKVNKSILKKNLKYSILYWNNSVQINSMNPPFDFVIAADVVYIEESVPEFVSAMVALLAEDGVVLLGYQIRSPEAHKLFWEMCDEVFEIEKIPHDHLHHEYAYEEADVYLLRKKKKQ; translated from the coding sequence atgaagtTCACAGACTCGCCGGTGATCGAACTTCCCGTCGGCGACGGCGACACCGTTCTCTCTCTCCACCAAAACAATGGCTCCATGCACGTCGGAACCTCCGTATGGCCATGCTCTCTCGTCCTCGTCAAATTCGTAGACCGATGGATCCATACCCCACCCGAAACCAACCCTTACACCACCCTCCTAAACTTCCAATCCAAACGCGCCATCGAACTCGGTTGCGGTTGCGGCGTCGCCGGTATGGGCCTCTACTTACTCGGCCTCACCGACATAATCCTCACCGATATAGCTCCCGTTATGCCAGCACTGAAGAAGAATCTCAAAGTGAACAAATCAATACTCAAGAAGAatctgaaatactcaattcTTTACTGGAATAATAGTGTTCAGATTAATTCTATGAATCCTCCGTTTGATTTTGTTATTGCTGCTGATGTTGTTTATATTGAAGAATCTGTTCCTGAATTTGTTTCTGCTATGGTAGCTTTGCTTGCTGAAGATGGTGTTGTTTTGTTAGGTTATCAGATTAGGTCACCTGAGGCACATAAGCTTTTTTGGGAAATGTGCGACGAAGTTTTTGAAATTGAGAAAATTCCTCATGATCATCTTCATCATGAGTATGCTTATGAGGAAGCTGATGTTTATCTGttgaggaagaaaaagaaacagtGA
- the LOC123898504 gene encoding glutaredoxin-C9-like: MHQAIPYISSHNNNFGNINENYCYNKKKESPNSSSHKGEEKMILNMVSENALIVIGRHGCCMTHVVKKLLQSLGVNPVIHEVEEEKDEVCVAKELESIIKGKAEQRNLNVQFPMVFIGGKLFGGLERVMATHISGELVPLLKQAGALWL, from the coding sequence ATGCATCAAGCAATTCCTTACATATCATCacacaacaataattttggtaACATCAATGAAAATTATTGCTATAACAAGAAGAAGGAGAGTCCTAATTCTTCTTCACACAAAGGAGAAGAAAAGATGATTTTAAACATGGTTTCTGAAAATGCTTTAATAGTGATTGGGAGGCATGGATGCTGCATGACTCATGTGGTGAAAAAGCTTCTACAGAGTCTAGGTGTTAACCCTGTGATTCATGAGGTAGAGGAAGAGAAAGATGAAGTTTGTGTTGCTAAAGAATTGGAATCAATAATTAAAGGGAAAGCAGAACAGAGGAATCTTAATGTGCAGTTTCCAATGGTGTTTATAGGTGGAAAATTGTTTGGTGGATTGGAACGTGTTATGGCTACTCATATTTCTGGTGAATTGGTTCCATTGCTTAAACAAGCTGGAGCTTTATGGCTATGA
- the LOC123897859 gene encoding zinc finger protein MAGPIE-like yields the protein MDNRDISNGFLHENTTSSSNENPPILKRKRNLPGNPDPEAEVISLSPKTLMATNRFVCEICLKGFQRDQNLQLHRRGHNLPWKLKQRTSKEIRKRVYVCPEKTCVHNHPSRALGDLTGIKKHFCRKHGEKKWKCEKCSKFYAVQSDMKAHSKTCGTREYKCDCGTIFSRRDSFVTHRAFCDALAEETARINGSTNSLLGMGGNNIANYNIMQNSLIPNIGGTHFSSIFKPNSCTNQETTNQTSRSGLSLWMSQTSHDTILANNNNLHETYHQNWVFGNKFSSNNESQELTSSVSLPLVNNNNIDKDSANENNLVSVPSLYSSQHQSQSNHQITTFANMSATALLQKAAQIGTTTSTDSLYLGSLGLRCNSPSQDHGNKFCGVFTTSDHGTAEYYSGELSQMPPTKRRRVQNEENVWGQTRDFLGVGGANHLHPFIHQKMDLI from the exons ATGGACAATAGAGATATTTCAAATGGTTTCCTTCATGAAAACACAACAAGTTCATCAAATGAAAATCCTCCTATTTTAAAGAGGAAAAGAAACCTCCCTGGAAATCCAG ATCCTGAAGCAGAAGTGATATCTTTATCACCAAAAACATTGATGGCAACAAATAGATTCGTGTGCGAAATTTGTCTAAAAGGTTTTCAAAGGGACCAAAATCTTCAACTTCATCGACGCGGACATAACCTTCCTTGGAAGCTGAAACAAAGAACAAGCAAAGAAATAAGGAAGAGAGTGTATGTTTGTCCAGAAAAGACTTGTGTTCACAATCATCCTTCAAGAGCTTTGGGAGACTTAACTGGGATAAAGAAGCACTTTTGTAGGAAGCACGGTGAGAAAAAGTGGAAGTGTGAGAAGTGCTCAAAGTTTTATGCTGTTCAATCAGATATGAAAGCACATTCAAAAACTTGTGGTACCAGAGAATACAAATGTGACTGTGGCACTATATTTtcgag GAGGGATAGCTTTGTGACTCATAGGGCTTTCTGTGATGCCTTAGCAGAAGAAACAGCAAGAATAAACGGATCAACCAACTCATTATTAGGAATGGGAGGTAACAACATTGCTAATTACAACATCATGCAAAATTCTCTTATCCCAAACATAGGAGGAACTCatttttcctcaattttcaaACCAAATTCATGCACAAATCAAGAAACAACAAATCAAACATCAAGATCAGGTTTATCCCTTTGGATGTCTCAAACATCTCATGACACAATATTGGCTAATAACAACAATTTGCATGAAACTTATCATCAAAATTGGGTGTTTGGAAATAAATTCTCTTCTAACAATGAATCTCAAGAGTTAACTAGTTCTGTTTCACTTCCACTTGTcaataacaacaacattgaTAAGGATAGTGCAAATGAAAACAACCTTGTTAGTGTTCCTTCTTTGTATAGCTCACAACACCAATCTCAATCTAATCATCAAATCACAACCTTTGCAAACATGTCAGCAACTGCTTTGTTACAAAAAGCTGCTCAAATTGGGACAACAACTTCAACTGATTCATTATACCTTGGAAGTTTAGGATTGAGATGTAATAGTCCAAGTCAAGATCATGGTAACAAATTTTGTGGGGTGTTTACAACAAGTGATCATGGTACAGCAGAGTACTATTCAGGTGAATTGTCACAAATGCCCCCAACAAAACGACGACGTGTGCAGAATGAAGAGAATGTTTGGGGACAAACTAGGGATTTCCTTGGTGTTGGTGGTGCTAACCATTTGCATCCATTCATCCATCAGAAGATGGATTTGATTTGA
- the LOC123899760 gene encoding NAC domain-containing protein 73-like: MTQCSYPENNHHSVLMERRKDSLIRTCPTCGHHIKCQDQGAGIHELPGLPAGVKFDPTDQEILEHLEAKVRSDIQMLHPLIDEFIPTLEGENGICCTHPEKLPGVGKDGLIRHFFHRPSKAYTTGTRKRRKVHTDEDGSETRWHKTGKTRPVYINGKLKGYKKILVLYTNYRKQRKPEKTNWVMHQYHLGNNEEEKEGELVVSKVFYQTQPRQCGSLMKESSSFSDQKLINDNQGVHEVVNHKNSGFVEYYNTSFISFDQGEQHRSNNAQVVSHFPVHDGNSFIP, translated from the exons atGACTCAGTGTAGTTACCCTGAAAATAATCATCATAGTGTTCTTATGGAGAGGAGAAAAGATAGCTTAATAAGAACTTGTCCTACTTGTGGTCATCATATCAAATGCCAAGATCAG GGTGCTGGAATTCATGAGTTACCTGGATTACCTGCTGGAGTGAAGTTTGATCCTACTGATCAAGAGATTCTTGAACATTTGGAAGCAAAAGTGCGGTCTGATATTCAAATGCTTCATCCTTTAATTGATGAGTTCATTCCTACTCTTGAAGGAGAGAATGGAATCTGCTGTACTCATCCAGAGAAGTTACCAG GCGTTGGCAAAGACGGCCTGATCCGACATTTCTTTCATAGGCCATCAAAAGCATACACAACAGGAACCAGAAAAAGGAGAAAAGTGCACACAGATGAAGATGGAAGTGAAACAAGATGGCACAAAACAGGTAAAACAAGGCCGGTCTATATAAATGGCAAGTTAAAAGGTTACAAAAAAATCCTCGTGCTTTACACTAACTACAGAAAGCAGAGAAAGCCAGAGAAAACAAATTGGGTTATGCATCAATATCATCTTGGAAAcaatgaagaagagaaagaaggagaaTTAGTAGTTTCCAAAGTTTTCTACCAAACACAACCTAGACAATGTGGTTCATTGATGAAAGAATCATCATCATTTTCTGatcaaaaactaattaatgatAATCAAGGTGTGCATGAAGTGGTTAATCATAAAAACAGTGGATTTGTTGAATACTATAATACTTCTTTTATATCTTTTGATCAAGGGGAACAACATAGATCAAACAATGCTCAAGTGGTTTCTCATTTTCCTGTTCATGATGGTAATTCTTTCATtccttga